A stretch of Pseudoclavibacter chungangensis DNA encodes these proteins:
- a CDS encoding alpha/beta hydrolase has protein sequence MTGQAYDVDDIAAMAAQLERLPAPTGDEPTLVALGAAIRDYLRVAPGRVSASDAKIALGTAILDLWAHLDLAEDAAPGSTGSSPSATTPGVLLDADTLSIITIAAATAAVDAGDNEAGVAVRHARSRIDEASRVAPRLAGVRDAADALGRHTAFRLDLEAGRAERIWRAMFAFATDRTPLVPTDVPDDARTLVTTVDDRIDATDAATRSALGAAWPAPVSGGTIGVRELPSAPTVTAPEPRTVREQPTRGVPVWFATNRTPTTRSDETSGYRNALDGGELHYGRCFVTVPAVDEVTGGLLDFVSAWFRIGSTRAARFRVESFYRFEDGGSFRDELGAELGRMSEDARSMLMYIHGFGATMRSAAESAARLSVAIKHPGATAMFSWASRANVLRYWDDERTVDASGAALDEFLQTLATVDGVDHIDLVVHSLGNRLFLRTLVERVRSGAVLPWPLRNLFLGAPDIDQSEFLNDASAYGQARGTMTLYGSNSDTALLISSLLHQTARAGLMPPPVLTDGVDTIETSGIDSSWLRHSGILESPVIHADIAQIRSGITDPDDRTGLHRVDATPVPYWRY, from the coding sequence GTGACTGGTCAGGCATACGACGTCGACGACATCGCGGCGATGGCCGCGCAGCTCGAACGACTTCCCGCCCCCACGGGCGACGAACCGACGCTCGTCGCACTCGGCGCGGCGATCCGCGACTACCTCCGGGTCGCGCCCGGTCGGGTCTCCGCCTCGGACGCGAAGATCGCCCTCGGCACCGCGATCCTCGATCTGTGGGCGCACCTGGACCTCGCGGAGGACGCGGCCCCCGGATCGACCGGTTCATCGCCGAGCGCGACGACGCCCGGCGTCCTGCTCGATGCCGACACCCTGAGCATCATCACGATCGCCGCGGCGACCGCCGCCGTGGACGCGGGCGACAACGAGGCGGGCGTCGCGGTCCGCCACGCTCGGTCGCGCATCGACGAGGCGAGCCGCGTCGCGCCGCGCCTGGCCGGGGTCCGGGACGCGGCCGACGCGCTCGGACGACACACGGCGTTCCGGCTCGACCTGGAAGCCGGTCGCGCCGAGCGCATCTGGCGCGCCATGTTCGCGTTCGCGACCGACCGCACGCCCCTCGTCCCCACGGATGTGCCCGACGACGCCCGCACACTCGTCACGACGGTCGACGATCGCATCGACGCGACGGACGCCGCCACGCGGTCCGCACTCGGCGCGGCGTGGCCCGCGCCGGTCTCGGGCGGCACGATCGGCGTCCGCGAGCTGCCGTCGGCCCCGACCGTCACCGCGCCCGAGCCCCGCACGGTGCGCGAACAGCCGACGCGCGGCGTCCCGGTGTGGTTCGCCACCAATCGCACGCCGACCACCCGGAGCGACGAGACGTCCGGCTATCGCAACGCGCTCGATGGCGGCGAGCTCCACTACGGCCGATGCTTCGTGACCGTCCCAGCGGTCGACGAGGTGACGGGTGGCCTGCTGGACTTCGTGTCCGCGTGGTTCCGCATCGGCTCGACCCGCGCGGCGCGGTTCCGCGTGGAGTCGTTCTACCGCTTCGAGGACGGCGGCTCCTTCCGCGACGAGCTCGGCGCCGAGCTCGGGCGCATGAGCGAGGACGCCCGGAGCATGCTCATGTACATCCACGGCTTCGGCGCGACGATGCGCAGTGCCGCGGAGAGCGCGGCGCGGCTCTCGGTCGCGATCAAGCACCCCGGCGCGACCGCAATGTTCTCGTGGGCGTCACGCGCGAACGTGCTGCGCTACTGGGACGACGAACGCACCGTCGACGCGAGCGGAGCCGCCCTCGACGAGTTCCTGCAGACGCTCGCGACCGTGGACGGCGTCGACCACATCGACCTCGTGGTGCACTCGCTCGGCAACCGGCTGTTCCTGCGCACGCTCGTCGAGCGGGTGCGCTCCGGCGCGGTCCTCCCGTGGCCGCTGCGGAACCTGTTCCTCGGTGCCCCGGACATCGATCAGTCCGAATTCCTGAACGACGCGTCCGCGTACGGGCAGGCCCGCGGCACGATGACGCTGTACGGCTCGAACAGCGACACGGCGCTCCTCATCTCGTCGCTCCTGCACCAGACGGCCCGCGCCGGACTCATGCCGCCACCCGTGCTCACGGACGGGGTCGACACGATCGAGACGAGCGGCATCGACTCGTCGTGGCTGCGACACAGCGGCATCCTCGAGAGCCCCGTCATCCACGCCGACATCGCCCAGATCCGCTCGGGAATCACCGACCCGGACGATCGCACGGGCCTCCACCGCGTGGATGCGACGCCCGTGCCGTACTGGCGGTACTGA
- the hemE gene encoding uroporphyrinogen decarboxylase — MNDSTTPPPLDADHPLASGRTAASPLVRAANGQRSERLPVWFMRQAGRSLPEYRAAREGIAMLDSCLRPELAAEITLQPVRRHDVDAAVFFSDIVVPLKLIGEDVDIVPGRGPVFANPVRTPAEARQFAARVRARAEDPTLFAPIDEAVRRTVAELGETPLIGFAGAPFTVAAYVVEGGPSKDHLRTRTLMLAEPDAWLELADAIAQLSGAFLEAQVRAGASVVQLFDSWAGSLSVERYRASVKPSSALALARVHALRTPTGDGVRTIHFGVGTAELLRDMHDAGADVQGVDDRIPLDEASRRLGGTVPLQGNIDPAVLGAGREVREAHVRDVVRRGFDAPAHILNLGHGVPPEADPQVLTDLVTFAHTLRGDVPPER, encoded by the coding sequence GTGAACGACTCGACCACCCCGCCGCCGCTCGACGCCGACCACCCCCTCGCGAGCGGACGCACCGCCGCCTCGCCCCTCGTGCGGGCCGCGAACGGACAGCGCAGCGAACGCCTCCCCGTGTGGTTCATGCGCCAGGCCGGCCGGTCGCTCCCCGAATACCGCGCCGCACGCGAGGGCATCGCGATGCTCGATTCCTGCCTGCGGCCCGAACTCGCCGCCGAGATCACCCTCCAACCCGTCCGGCGCCACGACGTCGATGCCGCCGTCTTCTTCTCCGACATCGTCGTGCCCCTCAAACTCATCGGCGAGGACGTCGACATCGTCCCTGGCCGCGGCCCCGTCTTCGCGAACCCCGTCCGCACACCCGCCGAGGCACGCCAGTTCGCCGCCCGCGTGCGCGCCCGCGCCGAGGACCCCACCCTCTTCGCCCCCATCGACGAGGCCGTCCGCCGCACGGTCGCCGAACTCGGCGAGACGCCGCTCATCGGCTTCGCGGGCGCCCCGTTCACGGTCGCCGCCTACGTCGTCGAGGGCGGCCCCTCGAAGGACCACCTCCGCACCCGCACCCTCATGCTCGCCGAACCCGACGCGTGGCTCGAACTCGCCGACGCGATCGCCCAACTTTCCGGCGCCTTCCTCGAAGCCCAGGTGCGCGCGGGCGCGAGCGTCGTGCAGCTGTTCGACTCGTGGGCCGGATCGCTCTCGGTCGAGCGCTACCGCGCGAGCGTCAAGCCGTCGAGCGCCCTCGCCCTCGCCCGCGTCCACGCCCTGCGCACACCGACGGGCGACGGCGTGCGCACGATCCACTTCGGCGTCGGCACGGCCGAACTCCTGCGCGACATGCACGACGCCGGCGCCGACGTGCAGGGTGTCGACGACCGCATCCCTCTCGACGAGGCCTCCCGCCGTCTCGGCGGCACCGTGCCGCTGCAGGGCAACATCGACCCCGCCGTCCTCGGTGCCGGTCGCGAGGTGCGCGAGGCGCACGTGCGTGACGTCGTCCGACGCGGCTTCGACGCCCCCGCGCACATCCTCAACCTCGGCCACGGCGTGCCGCCCGAGGCCGACCCCCAGGTGCTCACCGACCTCGTCACCTTCGCCCACACGCTGCGCGGTGACGTCCCGCCCGAGCGATGA
- a CDS encoding glutamyl-tRNA reductase: MLLCLSASHRSADFSLLERLSAAERDAVDREIRGVAGVDGVVLLATCNRYELYIDAAEGVSVLPRVRAAMSRALGVSEAELSRGLVFVPAERVPEYLFAVTSGLHSVAVGEGEISGQVRRALEEARDAGLTTASLEHLFQTASTASKGVKQQTDLQQEGRSLVRLALDLAESTVSDWSTARVLLIGTGAYAGATLKALEDRGVTRVSVHSPSGRAAGFAERHGIAAVADRELGEALSSADLVVTCSRAGRIVLDHDRMRTARLSPGRPDAVLVIDMGMPRNVDPLVAKLDGVDLLDLETIRLHVPLDDFGAAEEARCIVARAASEFSAQQAEAELSHAIAALRKHISGIAEQEIARAETRDPSGTAAVSLRRLTNTILHEPSVRAKELARTGRGDEYIRAIEVLFGIRGTVDVGIDAPSNDVSASAAAHDDSTAVHASTPAEGACPFLAAPPLPLREQGRVRACRATVGGCVADACAVPEPSGR; encoded by the coding sequence ATGCTGCTGTGTTTGAGCGCGAGCCACCGGAGCGCCGACTTCTCCCTGCTCGAGCGGCTTTCCGCCGCCGAGCGCGATGCCGTCGACCGTGAAATCCGCGGTGTCGCGGGGGTCGACGGGGTTGTGCTGCTCGCGACGTGCAACCGCTACGAGCTCTACATCGACGCCGCCGAGGGCGTGTCGGTGCTGCCGCGCGTGCGGGCCGCGATGTCGCGTGCGCTGGGCGTGTCTGAGGCGGAGTTGAGCCGCGGGCTCGTGTTCGTGCCCGCCGAGCGCGTGCCGGAGTACCTGTTCGCGGTGACGAGCGGCCTGCACTCCGTGGCCGTCGGCGAGGGCGAGATCTCCGGTCAGGTGCGCCGAGCGCTCGAGGAGGCGCGCGATGCGGGCCTCACGACGGCGTCGCTCGAGCACCTGTTCCAGACGGCGTCGACGGCGTCGAAGGGCGTGAAGCAGCAGACGGATCTGCAGCAGGAGGGCCGCTCGCTCGTGCGGCTCGCGCTCGATCTCGCCGAGTCGACGGTGAGCGACTGGTCCACGGCCCGCGTCCTGCTCATCGGCACCGGCGCCTACGCCGGCGCGACGCTCAAGGCGCTCGAGGACCGCGGCGTCACCCGCGTGTCGGTGCACTCCCCCTCCGGCCGTGCCGCGGGGTTCGCCGAGCGGCACGGGATCGCGGCGGTCGCCGACCGTGAACTCGGCGAGGCACTGTCGAGCGCGGATCTCGTCGTGACGTGCTCGCGCGCGGGCCGCATCGTGCTGGACCACGACCGGATGCGTACGGCGCGCCTGAGCCCCGGCCGCCCCGACGCGGTGCTCGTGATCGACATGGGCATGCCCCGCAACGTCGACCCGCTCGTCGCGAAGCTCGACGGCGTCGACCTGCTCGACCTCGAGACGATCCGGCTGCACGTGCCGCTCGACGACTTCGGCGCAGCCGAGGAAGCGCGCTGCATCGTGGCGCGGGCCGCGAGCGAGTTCTCGGCGCAGCAGGCCGAGGCGGAGCTGAGCCACGCGATCGCGGCGCTGCGCAAGCACATCTCGGGCATCGCGGAGCAGGAGATCGCGCGCGCCGAGACTCGCGACCCCTCTGGCACCGCCGCGGTGTCGCTGCGCCGCCTGACGAACACGATCCTCCACGAGCCCTCCGTGCGAGCGAAAGAACTGGCCCGCACGGGCCGCGGCGACGAGTACATCCGCGCGATCGAGGTGCTGTTCGGGATTCGTGGGACGGTTGATGTCGGGATCGATGCACCGTCGAACGATGTGTCTGCCTCGGCTGCGGCGCACGACGACTCGACCGCAGTCCACGCGTCGACGCCCGCAGAGGGTGCGTGTCCCTTCCTCGCGGCTCCGCCGCTCCCCCTCCGCGAGCAAGGTCGCGTGCGCGCGTGCCGCGCCACGGTGGGTGGCTGCGTCGCAGATGCGTGCGCGGTGCCGGAGCCTTCGGGGCGCTAG
- a CDS encoding HoxN/HupN/NixA family nickel/cobalt transporter has product MSERPAKAGAAATAAPPRSPLRVGRAGARTLLLMGGVIAALFASGFALLAAATSSGAVPATAAFGFGTGLLAMTLGMRHAFDADHIAAIDNTTRKLVGEGRSPLAVGFFFALGHSTIVLLLVILLAFGIRALGSQVQDEGSPLQLVTGVIGTTVSATFLFLIAAVNIAVTVSLVRSLRRARAGEVDEEAIEAELAKRGFLTRLFRRVGDRIDASWKMYPLGMLFGLGFDTATEVGLLVLAGASIASGLPWWAMLSLPLLFAAGMCLFDTLDGAFMNVAYRWAVAQPVRRLTYNVVVTTLSVVIALVIGALQVLSLVGERFELHGAFWDAVGAIDLTAVGFGVVGLLAVTWIVAVLVWRFARPQVSALGAGGVTR; this is encoded by the coding sequence ATGAGCGAGCGTCCCGCGAAAGCCGGTGCGGCTGCGACGGCCGCGCCGCCGCGCTCTCCGCTCCGCGTCGGACGGGCCGGTGCGCGCACCCTCCTGTTGATGGGCGGCGTCATCGCGGCGCTGTTCGCGAGCGGATTCGCGCTGCTCGCCGCGGCGACGTCGAGCGGTGCGGTGCCGGCGACGGCCGCGTTCGGGTTCGGTACGGGCCTGCTCGCGATGACGCTTGGCATGCGGCATGCCTTCGACGCCGATCACATCGCGGCGATCGACAACACGACGCGCAAGCTCGTGGGGGAGGGGCGCAGTCCGCTCGCGGTCGGCTTCTTCTTCGCGCTCGGACACTCGACGATCGTGCTGCTCCTCGTGATCCTGCTCGCGTTCGGTATTCGTGCGCTCGGCAGCCAGGTGCAGGACGAGGGCTCGCCGTTGCAGCTCGTCACCGGTGTGATCGGGACGACGGTGTCGGCGACGTTCCTGTTCCTCATCGCGGCCGTGAACATCGCCGTGACGGTGTCGCTCGTCCGCTCGCTGCGGCGTGCGCGGGCGGGTGAGGTCGACGAGGAGGCGATCGAGGCCGAGCTCGCGAAGCGCGGGTTCCTCACACGGCTGTTCCGCCGCGTGGGCGATCGCATCGACGCGTCGTGGAAGATGTACCCGCTCGGCATGCTGTTCGGGCTGGGTTTCGACACGGCCACCGAGGTCGGCCTGCTCGTGCTGGCGGGGGCATCGATCGCGAGCGGCCTGCCGTGGTGGGCGATGTTGTCGTTGCCGCTGCTGTTCGCGGCGGGGATGTGCCTGTTCGACACGCTCGACGGCGCGTTCATGAACGTCGCCTACCGCTGGGCGGTCGCGCAGCCCGTGCGCCGATTGACGTACAACGTGGTCGTGACGACGCTCTCGGTCGTGATCGCGCTCGTGATCGGTGCGCTGCAGGTGCTCTCGCTCGTCGGCGAGCGGTTCGAGCTGCACGGTGCGTTCTGGGACGCGGTCGGCGCGATCGATCTGACCGCGGTCGGCTTCGGCGTCGTCGGGCTGCTCGCGGTGACGTGGATCGTCGCGGTCCTCGTGTGGCGCTTTGCGCGGCCGCAGGTGAGTGCGCTCGGGGCGGGCGGCGTGACGCGCTGA
- a CDS encoding DUF4234 domain-containing protein: MTISSLPQSAPQFAPVHANYDTNRSLTKFVLLGIITFGIYMIWSTARAGDDLNAIASRWDNRRSMNFWLLALVVGPLTLGIAPLVWWHVTSERIGNEQQRRGLPVTVTAADFWLWSILGAVIFVGPFIFMHKWLTGMNQLCADFNARG, from the coding sequence ATGACCATCAGCTCCTTGCCGCAATCTGCGCCGCAATTCGCCCCCGTTCACGCCAACTACGACACGAATCGTTCGCTGACGAAGTTCGTGCTGCTCGGAATCATCACATTCGGTATCTACATGATCTGGTCGACCGCCCGTGCGGGTGACGACTTGAACGCGATTGCGAGCCGCTGGGACAACCGTCGCTCGATGAACTTCTGGCTCCTGGCGCTCGTCGTCGGGCCGCTGACACTGGGCATCGCACCTCTCGTCTGGTGGCACGTCACGTCGGAACGGATCGGTAACGAGCAGCAGCGGCGCGGGCTCCCCGTGACCGTCACGGCCGCCGATTTCTGGCTGTGGAGCATTCTCGGTGCCGTCATCTTCGTCGGCCCGTTCATCTTCATGCACAAGTGGCTGACGGGAATGAACCAGCTTTGCGCGGACTTCAACGCGCGCGGCTGA
- a CDS encoding urease accessory protein UreD, with protein sequence MFIELRSGDERPHVDLRRGALIPRLVSTGPQHATVAVTAGGALLLAGDEVRIEIRVDPGCTLRLEDVGGTVAYGGDARSHWSADISLAADATLVWDALPFVLADDARVDRDTTVRLASGAVACLRETLVFGRTGEEGGSIVASTAASIEGRPLFHESLELDGYDPQIGVLGAHRVMDSALCLGRRHDEAPVPALQLDEPGTIVRALGDQTHLATVESTWRDWTLAARHD encoded by the coding sequence GTGTTCATCGAGCTGCGATCCGGTGACGAACGCCCCCACGTCGACCTGCGCCGCGGGGCCCTCATCCCGCGACTCGTGTCGACCGGCCCGCAGCATGCGACCGTCGCCGTCACTGCGGGCGGGGCATTGCTGCTCGCGGGCGACGAGGTGCGCATCGAGATCCGCGTCGACCCCGGCTGCACGCTGCGGCTAGAGGACGTCGGCGGCACGGTTGCGTACGGCGGCGACGCCCGCTCGCACTGGAGCGCCGACATCTCGCTCGCCGCGGACGCGACACTCGTGTGGGACGCCCTGCCGTTCGTGCTCGCCGACGATGCCCGCGTCGACCGCGACACGACCGTGCGACTCGCATCCGGTGCCGTCGCCTGCCTCCGCGAGACGCTCGTGTTCGGGCGCACGGGCGAGGAAGGCGGCAGCATCGTCGCGAGCACCGCGGCGAGCATCGAGGGCCGTCCCCTGTTCCACGAGTCGCTCGAACTCGACGGGTACGACCCGCAGATCGGCGTGCTCGGCGCGCATCGCGTCATGGACTCCGCCCTCTGTCTCGGCCGCCGCCATGACGAAGCGCCCGTCCCCGCACTCCAGCTCGACGAACCCGGCACGATCGTGCGCGCGCTCGGCGACCAGACGCACCTCGCGACCGTCGAGTCGACCTGGCGAGACTGGACGCTCGCGGCGCGGCACGACTGA
- a CDS encoding ArsR family transcriptional regulator, translating to MGKVTASDAVDVLSAAGVTVVPLDHDAAELDLGLGVDEDRVRIQLTAPRTPPTIRELARVARPDRPAFALAMLDAAGRLQETLRARTVDPRALEATTAAMRAVLPADLLDRTTSVLRDVALRALPQESMQRVMTELRGAIGASLPPVPEGAPSVTYVVEQANESLRLAAQLLPQVSVVSVRDRSAIIAGHQLDATDAPKRQQAPARRGRVPWGRYALMRALARTREPRTQSELAVECGLSQAAISQHLTALGGEVERGRGHVVATAFEPLWDRFLLEYPGPRGLRTAWYSLDPVPEQVQRLTREAPDEAVLLVSGDAAADLLVPWRIPRRTVAYAREGFDPSSLGFTAALSSEATLELIVPTDATIWSTARAWRADRGATAEIVDPLIAAWDVLRSGGPDAEDAARHLRDQAAATWQS from the coding sequence ATGGGCAAGGTCACTGCGTCGGATGCCGTCGACGTGCTGAGCGCCGCCGGAGTCACCGTCGTCCCGCTCGATCACGATGCCGCCGAACTGGACCTCGGCCTCGGGGTCGACGAGGACCGCGTCCGGATCCAGCTCACGGCGCCACGAACCCCTCCGACAATCCGCGAGCTCGCGCGAGTGGCGCGGCCCGACCGACCGGCCTTCGCGCTCGCGATGCTCGACGCGGCCGGCCGACTGCAGGAGACGTTGAGGGCGCGCACCGTCGACCCCCGCGCGCTCGAGGCGACCACGGCGGCCATGCGTGCAGTCCTTCCTGCTGACCTCCTCGACCGCACGACGAGCGTCCTGCGGGATGTCGCGTTGCGCGCACTCCCGCAGGAATCGATGCAGCGAGTCATGACGGAGCTCCGTGGTGCCATCGGGGCATCGCTTCCGCCGGTGCCCGAGGGTGCGCCGTCCGTGACCTACGTCGTCGAGCAGGCGAACGAGTCGCTGCGTCTCGCCGCACAGCTGCTGCCTCAGGTCTCGGTGGTCTCGGTGCGCGACCGGAGCGCGATCATCGCGGGCCACCAGCTCGACGCAACTGACGCGCCGAAGCGGCAGCAAGCTCCAGCCCGCCGTGGACGGGTGCCCTGGGGGCGGTACGCGCTCATGCGCGCGCTCGCTCGAACGCGCGAGCCCCGCACGCAAAGCGAGCTGGCGGTGGAGTGCGGCCTTTCGCAGGCCGCCATCTCGCAGCACCTGACCGCGCTCGGGGGCGAGGTCGAGCGTGGCCGGGGACATGTCGTCGCCACGGCGTTCGAGCCGTTGTGGGACCGCTTCCTGCTCGAGTATCCCGGGCCGCGTGGGCTGCGCACGGCGTGGTACAGCCTCGACCCGGTGCCGGAGCAGGTGCAGAGGCTCACCCGCGAGGCACCCGACGAAGCCGTGCTCCTCGTGTCCGGCGATGCCGCCGCCGACCTGCTCGTGCCGTGGCGCATCCCGCGTCGGACGGTGGCCTACGCCCGCGAGGGCTTCGACCCGAGCAGCCTCGGCTTCACGGCCGCGCTGTCCTCCGAGGCGACACTCGAGCTCATCGTGCCGACCGACGCCACCATCTGGTCCACCGCCCGCGCCTGGCGCGCCGACAGGGGCGCCACCGCCGAGATCGTGGACCCGCTCATCGCCGCGTGGGACGTCCTCCGCTCGGGTGGGCCGGACGCCGAGGATGCCGCACGGCATCTCCGAGATCAGGCGGCGGCGACGTGGCAGTCGTGA
- a CDS encoding protoporphyrinogen/coproporphyrinogen oxidase, producing the protein MSGSDGGRLADSGASRGGDGSDRGVRSGADRDDRRVGEDVHASDDDVATGPELIVVGGGMAGLVAARRAALDGLRVTLLDAGDVTGGMLRAGRLGDTVIDIGAEAFATRGGAVERLLDELGLADDVVEPRRLGSWAHADGDAYRLPLAGLLGVPADPSSPEVLDALGADGARAAAADATLDAAVGLDATSLAELVRARMGDAVVARLVTPVARGVYSLDADVLDHRALAPGLGAALAETGTLAAAVQTVRAAAPPGAAIRGVRGGMHRVVRALDAELARLGVDVRTDARVDDIVATDDGWRVRLADGAELQAPRLLLTVPELAARVLDGTDDGDATAASRGAIADGDDAPSSPSAGAGVPLEEVDAIPPRRRDSTVPAEVVALLVRAPQLDAAPRGTGVLVGEPAGDVRAKALTHVSAKWPWLAASLPAGVHVLRLSYGPDEGSCVPRTRGLDVDELRALAVADASTLLGVELAADDVLALDRHEWRIPEPAARIGRGARLDELRAAATATPGLDIAGTWIDGTGLASVVPAAEHAARRLASTQSD; encoded by the coding sequence ATGAGCGGGAGCGACGGCGGCCGGCTCGCCGACAGTGGTGCGAGCCGCGGCGGCGACGGCAGCGACAGGGGAGTCCGCTCGGGAGCAGACCGCGACGACCGCCGTGTCGGCGAGGACGTGCACGCGTCCGACGACGACGTCGCCACCGGCCCCGAGCTGATCGTCGTCGGCGGCGGCATGGCGGGACTCGTCGCCGCCCGCCGCGCCGCGCTCGACGGCCTGCGGGTCACGCTCCTCGACGCGGGCGACGTCACGGGCGGCATGCTCCGCGCCGGACGGCTCGGCGACACGGTCATCGACATCGGCGCGGAGGCGTTCGCGACGCGTGGCGGCGCGGTCGAACGGCTCCTCGACGAACTCGGCCTCGCGGACGACGTCGTCGAACCCCGCAGGCTCGGCTCGTGGGCGCACGCCGACGGCGACGCCTACCGCCTTCCCCTCGCGGGCCTCCTCGGCGTGCCCGCCGACCCGAGCTCACCCGAGGTGCTCGACGCGCTCGGCGCCGACGGGGCGCGGGCAGCGGCCGCCGACGCGACCCTCGACGCGGCCGTCGGCCTCGACGCCACCTCACTCGCCGAGCTCGTTCGGGCCCGCATGGGCGACGCCGTCGTCGCGCGACTCGTCACGCCCGTCGCGCGCGGCGTCTACTCGCTCGACGCCGACGTGCTCGACCATCGCGCGCTCGCCCCTGGCCTCGGCGCCGCCCTCGCCGAGACGGGCACGCTCGCCGCGGCCGTCCAGACCGTCCGCGCGGCCGCCCCGCCGGGTGCCGCGATCCGCGGCGTGCGCGGCGGCATGCACCGCGTCGTCCGTGCGCTCGACGCCGAACTCGCGCGCCTCGGCGTCGACGTCCGCACGGACGCACGGGTCGACGACATCGTCGCCACCGACGACGGCTGGCGCGTGCGGCTCGCCGACGGTGCCGAGTTGCAGGCGCCCCGGCTGCTGCTGACCGTCCCCGAGCTCGCGGCCCGCGTGCTCGACGGGACGGATGACGGGGACGCGACTGCCGCGTCGCGCGGAGCCATCGCGGACGGGGATGATGCACCCTCGTCGCCCTCGGCCGGCGCCGGCGTTCCCCTTGAGGAGGTCGACGCGATCCCACCGCGCCGCCGCGATTCGACCGTTCCCGCCGAGGTCGTCGCGCTGCTCGTCCGCGCGCCGCAACTCGACGCGGCCCCCCGCGGCACGGGCGTGCTCGTCGGTGAACCCGCGGGGGACGTGCGCGCGAAGGCCCTCACCCACGTGAGCGCGAAATGGCCGTGGCTCGCCGCCTCGCTGCCCGCGGGTGTGCACGTGCTCCGCCTGTCCTACGGGCCCGACGAGGGCAGCTGCGTGCCGCGCACGCGCGGCCTCGACGTGGACGAGCTGCGCGCGCTCGCAGTCGCCGACGCGTCGACGCTCCTCGGCGTCGAACTCGCCGCGGACGACGTGCTCGCGCTCGACCGGCACGAGTGGCGCATCCCCGAACCCGCCGCACGCATCGGCCGCGGCGCTCGGCTCGACGAGCTGCGCGCGGCCGCCACGGCGACGCCCGGACTCGACATCGCGGGCACGTGGATCGACGGCACCGGCCTCGCGAGCGTCGTCCCCGCCGCCGAACACGCGGCCCGCCGACTCGCGTCGACCCAGTCGGATTAG
- a CDS encoding phage holin family protein: MSDHDVSHGPEPLRGPFPGVGPRLKRNNPKKSETIGTLVADTPRLFIQLLKDELEHAKRELIGKGKKAGVGAGLLAGAAFFGLTLWAVLVTAAILGLNEAFAPWLSALIVAAAFLVITALLAGLGIASLKRTGSLAPERTIASVQEDVNALKGVGQYE; the protein is encoded by the coding sequence ATGAGCGACCACGACGTCAGCCACGGTCCTGAGCCGCTGCGGGGACCGTTCCCCGGAGTCGGCCCCCGTCTCAAGCGCAACAACCCGAAGAAGTCGGAAACGATCGGCACGCTCGTCGCCGACACGCCCCGCCTCTTCATCCAGCTGCTCAAGGACGAACTCGAGCACGCCAAGCGCGAACTCATCGGCAAGGGCAAGAAGGCCGGCGTCGGCGCGGGCCTCCTCGCGGGCGCCGCGTTCTTCGGCCTCACGCTCTGGGCCGTCCTCGTGACCGCCGCGATCCTCGGCCTCAATGAGGCGTTCGCGCCGTGGCTCTCGGCGCTCATCGTCGCGGCGGCGTTCCTCGTCATCACCGCGCTGCTCGCGGGCCTCGGGATCGCGTCCCTCAAGCGCACCGGTTCGCTCGCACCCGAGCGCACGATCGCGAGCGTCCAGGAGGACGTCAACGCCCTGAAGGGGGTCGGACAGTATGAGTGA
- a CDS encoding DUF3618 domain-containing protein, with translation MSDAHEAPKEPKEKDTRTDGELRDDIARSREQLASTLDALEYKFDIPARLPEFVETGKRSAAKLWDDNPLLVIGVGVGVAVAVIGAIVGGIVLRRRDEFEL, from the coding sequence ATGAGTGACGCGCACGAAGCTCCCAAGGAGCCCAAGGAGAAGGACACGCGCACCGACGGCGAGCTGCGCGACGACATCGCGCGCTCGCGCGAGCAGCTCGCGTCGACGCTCGACGCGCTCGAGTACAAGTTCGACATCCCCGCACGCCTGCCCGAGTTCGTCGAGACCGGCAAGCGCAGCGCCGCGAAGCTGTGGGACGACAACCCGCTGCTCGTCATCGGCGTCGGCGTCGGCGTGGCCGTCGCGGTCATCGGTGCGATCGTCGGTGGCATCGTGCTGCGACGCCGCGACGAGTTCGAGCTCTGA